The nucleotide sequence TTGGCCTTTCCATTTAATTTTTGGGAAAACTTGCGTCCGCGTTATGGTTTCAACCTGGTCTTTGTGGTGCTACTCCTACTATTGATGATCGAAGCCATGCTGATCAGCTATTTTTGTACCGCCTTGGTGCCTTTGGGTTCCGACCTCTTAGGCTATAGTTTTGAGGACATTCAAACGACCATAGCCAATTCGGGTGGTATATCATGGGTACTGCCCTTGGGCTTTATAGGTATTGTAGGTATGTTCTTCGGTTTGTACAAGGTGAGCTCCAAGCATTACCACCACATTAATAAAATGTACCCGTTTACCATTATTTTAATTAGCATGTTCATTGCTACACTGTTTATTGAGGGAAAACCTATAGACCATAACAAAACCCAATATCTGGCACTCAATCTTTATGACTCTTCTACGGAAGATACTTCCTATAACTCCGACGTTGAGTACCCCTTGATCAAATCGAAGCCCATACCCAATGTTTTGGGCGAGTATTTTCAACTTAAGGACAGTAAACCCAACATTGTATTTATTATGGTCGAGGGACTTGGTAGGGATTTTGTAGGGGAAGGGGCCGAGTATGGAGGTTTTACCCCTTTTTTAGATTCTTTGACCACCAAATCCCTGTATTGGGAAAATTGCTTGAGCAATACCGGACGTACCTTTGGGGTTTTACCCTCGCTTTTAGGGTCGCTTCCCTTTGGCAAAAGCGGATTTATGGAACTTGAAAAGTACCCGAACAAACTCACCTTGTTCAGTATTCTAAAAAACAATGGCTACCATACTTCTTTTTACCAAGGAACCAATAGCTCTTTTGACAATGTTGACCGATTTTTGAGCAGTGAAAACGTAGATTTTGTACTCGATAAGTCAGGGTTCGGAAAGAACTATCAAATGCAGGCCGAAGATGCGGCAGGGGCCTCTTGGGGCTATCCTGACAAGGAACTTTTCAAAAAGAGTATGAGTCTGCCCCGTGAAGCCGAACAGCCTCGTATGGAGGTGTATATGACTATTAGTACCCACGAACCCTTTATTCCTCCCAAAAAGGATTTCTACGAGGCCAAAGTGGCCCAACTCCTCTCTAAGAGGGATTATGATCGAAAGACAAAAAAGGTGATCGAAAAGAACGACAATGTCTTCGCGACCTTGCTTTACGCCGATGATGCCTTAAAATATGTCCTTGAAGCGTATAGGCAACAACCGAACTACGATAACACCATTTTCATCATTACGGGAGACCACAGACTGATTCCGATACCCCAACGCAATAACCTGAGCCGTTTCCATGTGCCCTTGATCATGTTCAGTCCCCTTTTGAAGCAAACCAAAAAAATTAGTGCCGTCAATTCACATTTTGACGTTACCCCGACCTTATTAGCCCTTCTTGAGGCGAATTACGAGCTTAAAATGCCCAAAAAAGTGGCATGGATGGGCGATGCCTTAGATATGTCGGAAGAATTCAGGTCAAAAAAACACATTCCCTTGATGCGCAACAAAAACGAATTGAAAGAATTTGTTGATGGCGAAAAGCTATACTCCGATGGTTCGGTTTATGAACTGGACGAAAACATGGATCTAAGCTCGGCTTTTGGTGGATCTAAGAGTGAGGCCAAGTTAAAGGCCTTTAAATCAATGAACGCCTATGTAACCAATAAGGACAAGATCATTCCCGATAGCCTTGCCATTTTTTCGGTGAAAAAGGAAAAGTTCACCGATTCGGAAATCATATGGATCAACAGCGTGTACAACGGACAAAATTTTGACAAGGTCTATATGATAGCACGTGAATTGGCCTTTGAGCGGGAATATGAAAAATCGCTTTTGCTCAGTCGCTACATCCTTTCGGAAGCCCCGAGC is from Zobellia galactanivorans and encodes:
- a CDS encoding sulfatase-like hydrolase/transferase encodes the protein MNTSTIDRYTLKHYTRLIISFFGSLLVLTVYQYATLYFKGVVDVIFGTSFFIALVHQMGYSSLVGVLLAFPFNFWENLRPRYGFNLVFVVLLLLLMIEAMLISYFCTALVPLGSDLLGYSFEDIQTTIANSGGISWVLPLGFIGIVGMFFGLYKVSSKHYHHINKMYPFTIILISMFIATLFIEGKPIDHNKTQYLALNLYDSSTEDTSYNSDVEYPLIKSKPIPNVLGEYFQLKDSKPNIVFIMVEGLGRDFVGEGAEYGGFTPFLDSLTTKSLYWENCLSNTGRTFGVLPSLLGSLPFGKSGFMELEKYPNKLTLFSILKNNGYHTSFYQGTNSSFDNVDRFLSSENVDFVLDKSGFGKNYQMQAEDAAGASWGYPDKELFKKSMSLPREAEQPRMEVYMTISTHEPFIPPKKDFYEAKVAQLLSKRDYDRKTKKVIEKNDNVFATLLYADDALKYVLEAYRQQPNYDNTIFIITGDHRLIPIPQRNNLSRFHVPLIMFSPLLKQTKKISAVNSHFDVTPTLLALLEANYELKMPKKVAWMGDALDMSEEFRSKKHIPLMRNKNELKEFVDGEKLYSDGSVYELDENMDLSSAFGGSKSEAKLKAFKSMNAYVTNKDKIIPDSLAIFSVKKEKFTDSEIIWINSVYNGQNFDKVYMIARELAFEREYEKSLLLSRYILSEAPSHIDTKILTGRVNVWMGNYDKSIEILKDCIKMNPNYIDSYSALFDVYFWSERPKEAMELIDQVERNSSSAHEIKDKIERARRQAQKKGIAASLKKKNRSDT